In one Lolium rigidum isolate FL_2022 chromosome 3, APGP_CSIRO_Lrig_0.1, whole genome shotgun sequence genomic region, the following are encoded:
- the LOC124703332 gene encoding MAGE-like protein 2: MHPSSSSSSSAAHPPDGSKPPQPAAPAMGYPANAAPNPNSNTAYYAAAPPPAANTNGTAAFGVAYPYPAPPPQHHHHPPPPPQHPYHHHQYHNPYHAPPPPPPTCLRRLLALVVAAFLLLGAATFIVWLLLRPRAPAFSLATLALSRVAYSPANSNLSAAFDASFLADNPNAKLTVSYSSLLASVALAPSSPIAVTSLPPFVQAPRSSTALPFRLQVDGAYVGPDEAAPLKSGANGGTMEVQVRLTAVAVFDRGGWRTRRRVMRVICEDVPVTFRGKNATDAKFEGPPRRCEVYL; encoded by the coding sequence ATGcacccctcctcatcctcctcctcgtcggcggcccACCCGCCGGACGGCTCCAAGCCCCCGCAGCCTGCCGCCCCGGCCATGGGCTACCCCGCCAACGCCGCGCCCAACCCCAACTCCAACACCGCCTActacgccgccgcgccgcccccggccgcCAACACCAACGGCACGGCCGCCTTCGGCGTCGCCTACCCGTACCCAGCCCCCCCtccccaacaccaccaccacccgccCCCTCCCCCGCAGCAcccctaccaccaccaccagtaCCACAACCCCTACCACGCACCCCCACCCCCGCCGCCGACCTGCCTgcgccgcctcctcgcgctcgtcgtcgccgccttcctcctcctcggcgccGCCACCTTCATCGTCTGGCTGCTGCTCCGCCCGCGCGCGCCCGCCTTCTCCCTCGCCACGCTCGCCCTCTCGCGGGTCGCCTACTCCCCCGCCAACTCCAACCTCTCCGCCGCCTTCGACGCCTCCTTCCTCGCCGACAACCCAAACGCCAAGCTCACCGTCTCCTACTCCTCCCTGCTCGCCTCCGTCGCGCTCGCGCCCTCGTCCCCCATCGCCGTCACCTCCCTGCCGCCCTTCGTGCAGGCGCCCCGCAGCAGCACCGCGCTCCCCTTCCGCCTCCAGGTCGACGGGGCCTACGTGGGCCCCGACGAGGCCGCGCCGCTCAAGAGCGGGGCGAATGGTGGCACCATGGAGGTCCAGGTCAGGCTCACCGCCGTCGCCGTCTTCGATCGAGGGGGCTGGCGCACACGCCGGAGGGTCATGAGGGTCATTTGCGAAGACGTGCCCGTCACTTTCCGTGGGAAGAACGCCACCGACGCCAAATTTGAGGGACCACCACGACGATGCGAAGTTTACTTGTGA